The Bradyrhizobium sp. WBAH42 genome includes a window with the following:
- a CDS encoding MFS transporter gives MATTRAIHVMSQSRKAAASGWIGSALEYYDFFIYATAASLIFPQIFFPSDNPTVAIVASLATYGVGYVARPIGAFVLGHWGDTHGRKTVLIVCMFLMGVSTMAVGLLPTYQQAGILAPILLVMLRLVQGFAVAGEISGASSMILEHAPFGRRGFYASFALQGVQAGQILAAAVFLPLAAYMPTEAFNSWGWRIPFLLSFFVIVAGYIIRREVDETPAFAREEKRGETPRAPIVQAIRLSWPDMLRVICMALMNVIPVVATIFGAAYAVQPAYGIGFAKDVYLWIPVLGNMLAVFVIPFVGHLSDKVGRKPPIIVGALLSGLLAFGYLYAISIRNVPLAILLSLLMWGVVYQGYNAIFPSFYPELFPTRTRVSAMAISQNIGTTITALLPALFATVAPPGSANIPLTVGAIAFGITVIAALAAVTARETYRVKIDDLGNPEAVPMARADYERQRAAAASRATALPT, from the coding sequence ATGGCTACCACGCGTGCGATCCATGTCATGAGTCAGTCCAGAAAGGCTGCTGCAAGCGGCTGGATCGGCTCGGCTCTCGAATATTACGACTTCTTCATCTACGCGACGGCGGCGTCGCTGATCTTCCCGCAGATCTTCTTCCCATCCGACAATCCCACCGTCGCGATCGTCGCATCGCTGGCGACCTATGGCGTCGGCTACGTCGCGCGGCCGATCGGGGCGTTCGTGCTCGGTCATTGGGGCGACACGCATGGCCGCAAGACCGTGCTTATCGTCTGCATGTTCCTGATGGGCGTTTCGACCATGGCCGTCGGGTTGCTGCCGACCTATCAGCAAGCCGGCATCCTGGCGCCGATCCTGCTCGTGATGTTGCGCCTCGTGCAGGGATTTGCCGTGGCCGGCGAAATCTCCGGCGCGAGCTCGATGATCCTGGAGCATGCGCCGTTCGGCCGGCGCGGCTTCTATGCGAGCTTCGCCCTTCAGGGCGTGCAGGCCGGACAAATTCTCGCGGCAGCCGTCTTCCTGCCGCTGGCGGCCTACATGCCGACCGAGGCCTTCAACAGCTGGGGCTGGCGGATCCCGTTCCTGCTCAGCTTCTTCGTCATCGTCGCCGGCTACATTATCCGCCGCGAAGTCGACGAAACGCCGGCCTTTGCCCGAGAGGAGAAGCGCGGAGAAACGCCGCGGGCCCCGATCGTCCAGGCCATCCGCTTGAGCTGGCCCGACATGCTCCGGGTTATCTGCATGGCGCTGATGAACGTGATTCCGGTCGTCGCGACCATCTTCGGCGCGGCCTATGCGGTGCAGCCGGCCTATGGCATCGGCTTTGCGAAGGACGTCTATCTCTGGATCCCGGTGCTCGGCAACATGCTGGCCGTGTTCGTCATCCCCTTCGTCGGCCATCTCTCCGATAAGGTCGGCCGCAAGCCTCCGATCATCGTGGGCGCGCTGCTCTCCGGCCTGCTCGCCTTCGGCTATCTCTATGCCATCAGCATCCGCAACGTGCCGCTCGCCATCCTGCTGTCGCTGCTGATGTGGGGCGTGGTCTATCAGGGCTACAACGCGATCTTCCCGAGCTTCTATCCGGAGCTGTTTCCGACCCGCACAAGGGTGTCGGCGATGGCGATCTCGCAGAACATCGGCACCACGATCACCGCATTGCTCCCTGCGTTGTTCGCGACAGTGGCGCCTCCCGGCTCGGCCAACATCCCATTGACTGTCGGGGCGATCGCCTTTGGCATCACGGTCATCGCGGCGCTGGCGGCTGTCACGGCCCGCGAAACCTATCGGGTCAAGATCGACGATCTCGGCAATCCCGAGGCCGTTCCGATGGCCCGGGCCGATTATGAGCGGCAGCGTGCGGCGGCAGCAAGCCGGGCGACCGCACTTCCGACCTGA
- a CDS encoding 3-keto-5-aminohexanoate cleavage protein, whose amino-acid sequence MNPAVIAVAITGSVPRKKDNPAVPILPSEQIESTHQAFEAGATLAHIHVRNDDETPSSDPERFAQVQEGIKKHCPGMIVQFSTGGRGRDPSARGSALYLKPDMASLSTGSVNFPTIVYENSAALVETLATGMKANGIRPEIEIFDLSHLHGARRLIEAGLIDARPHVQFVMGVKNAMPADEHVLDILLGELRRLIPKATWTAAGIGRHQAEVMGWALARGADAVRTGLEDNIRIDKTRLAASNAELVTLACEAVARHGRRVATATEARSLLAIAG is encoded by the coding sequence ATGAACCCCGCTGTCATTGCCGTCGCCATCACCGGCTCCGTTCCGCGCAAGAAGGACAATCCGGCCGTGCCGATCCTGCCCTCCGAGCAGATCGAATCGACGCATCAGGCCTTCGAGGCGGGCGCCACGCTCGCCCATATCCACGTCCGCAACGATGACGAGACGCCGTCCTCCGACCCCGAGCGTTTTGCTCAGGTGCAGGAGGGGATCAAGAAGCATTGTCCCGGAATGATCGTCCAGTTCTCGACCGGCGGGCGGGGCCGCGATCCCTCGGCGCGCGGATCGGCGCTCTACCTCAAGCCCGACATGGCCTCGCTGTCGACGGGATCGGTGAACTTTCCGACCATCGTCTACGAGAACAGCGCCGCGCTGGTCGAGACGCTCGCCACCGGCATGAAGGCGAACGGCATCCGGCCGGAAATCGAGATTTTCGATCTGTCGCATCTGCATGGCGCCCGCCGCCTGATCGAGGCGGGCCTCATCGACGCGCGTCCGCACGTGCAGTTCGTCATGGGCGTCAAGAACGCGATGCCGGCGGACGAGCATGTGCTCGACATTCTCCTGGGCGAGCTCAGGCGGCTGATCCCGAAGGCGACCTGGACCGCGGCCGGAATCGGCCGCCACCAGGCGGAGGTCATGGGCTGGGCGCTCGCCCGCGGCGCGGACGCGGTCCGCACCGGGCTCGAGGACAATATCCGCATCGACAAGACCCGCCTTGCTGCCAGCAACGCCGAGCTCGTGACCTTGGCCTGCGAGGCGGTCGCGCGCCATGGCCGGCGCGTTGCGACCGCGACCGAAGCGCGATCGCTGCTCGCCATCGCAGGGTAG